One segment of Rhodopirellula baltica SH 1 DNA contains the following:
- a CDS encoding protein kinase domain-containing protein has product MKLLIADDNPVWRNLISAAVENWGYRIELASDGNEAYELLQSDDPPRLALLDWLMPGMEGVEICRRIKQDPENPFTYIILLTSRDRDEDMIQGLDAGADDYLTKPIVAPLLKSRLTAARRIVEAVPPMKWTKPQIEGFDIDHLIGRGAFATVWKGMHRASGKPAAIKIIRADLATDLVFERFAREIQVMRKMDHPGIATIYASHLERDLAYYAMELIDGESLANYIARESPRATRIIEMMAMVCDALQHAHDHGVIHRDVKPSNIMVGPDEQPKLVDFGLSKSMFRTKSPVSANSTHDGAVLGTPLYMSPEQARGDANSVDHRSDLYAVATMLYLFLLREHPHGALSLSREETIDAIANTDPRPATEINPKFNPKLESILSRCLSDDPEERPQSAGQLAQELRDFLNDRAALRTQTL; this is encoded by the coding sequence ATGAAATTGCTGATCGCTGACGACAATCCAGTTTGGCGAAACCTGATTTCGGCGGCTGTCGAAAACTGGGGCTACCGGATCGAGCTGGCTTCGGATGGGAACGAGGCTTATGAGCTTCTTCAGTCCGACGACCCGCCTCGGTTGGCGTTGCTCGATTGGTTGATGCCGGGGATGGAGGGAGTCGAAATCTGCCGCCGGATCAAACAGGATCCCGAAAACCCATTCACCTATATCATTCTGCTCACCAGTCGCGATCGCGACGAAGACATGATTCAGGGTTTGGACGCGGGCGCCGACGACTATTTAACAAAACCAATTGTCGCGCCGCTTTTAAAGAGCCGCCTGACCGCCGCGAGGCGGATTGTCGAAGCCGTTCCACCGATGAAGTGGACGAAACCTCAAATCGAAGGCTTCGACATTGATCATCTGATCGGACGAGGAGCCTTTGCGACCGTGTGGAAAGGCATGCATCGTGCCTCGGGCAAACCGGCAGCGATCAAGATCATTCGCGCGGACCTGGCAACCGATTTGGTCTTCGAACGGTTCGCTCGCGAAATTCAGGTGATGCGAAAAATGGATCATCCGGGAATCGCAACCATCTATGCGAGCCATCTAGAACGCGACCTTGCTTACTACGCGATGGAATTGATCGATGGCGAGTCTTTGGCGAATTACATCGCTCGGGAATCTCCCCGTGCGACTCGCATCATCGAGATGATGGCGATGGTTTGCGATGCATTGCAACACGCGCACGATCATGGTGTGATCCATCGAGACGTCAAACCATCCAACATCATGGTGGGTCCCGACGAACAACCCAAGTTGGTTGATTTTGGATTGAGCAAATCCATGTTCCGAACCAAATCACCAGTGTCGGCAAACAGCACCCACGATGGCGCTGTCCTGGGTACACCACTTTACATGTCACCGGAACAAGCCCGCGGTGACGCAAATAGCGTCGATCATCGATCGGACCTTTACGCAGTCGCAACGATGCTTTATCTGTTTCTGCTTCGAGAGCACCCGCACGGTGCACTGTCGCTGAGCCGCGAAGAAACGATCGATGCGATTGCGAACACCGATCCGCGACCGGCGACCGAAATCAATCCCAAGTTCAACCCGAAACTCGAATCCATCCTGTCTCGATGTCTGTCCGACGATCCCGAGGAACGCCCCCAGTCCGCGGGCCAATTGGCTCAAGAGCTTCGAGATTTCCTCAACGATCGTGCTGCGTTGCGAACGCAAACTCTTTGA
- a CDS encoding translation initiation factor: protein MTRLFAGTPFDIPPTCDLCGQKESECKCTPQQKAEAEAQQQREADRLPPEKQTARVRLDRRKGGRTVTLVEGLTSRANDLPELLGKLQSACGAGGTVKKADDFIELQGDHVERVRQKLAEIGYRLRK from the coding sequence ATGACGCGTCTCTTCGCAGGAACACCGTTTGATATTCCTCCGACCTGCGATTTGTGCGGTCAGAAGGAATCCGAGTGCAAATGCACGCCCCAGCAAAAGGCTGAAGCTGAGGCTCAACAGCAACGGGAAGCCGACCGATTGCCGCCGGAAAAACAGACCGCACGTGTTCGATTGGATCGACGTAAAGGTGGCCGAACCGTCACGCTGGTCGAAGGTTTGACGTCCCGGGCGAATGATTTACCCGAATTGCTCGGAAAGCTGCAATCTGCATGCGGTGCGGGTGGGACGGTGAAGAAGGCGGACGACTTCATCGAACTGCAGGGCGACCACGTGGAACGAGTGCGGCAGAAACTTGCCGAGATCGGCTATCGACTCAGGAAGTGA
- a CDS encoding sigma-54-dependent transcriptional regulator, with protein sequence MNRSEFSVLIVDDEPNIRSGLQKGLVNEADRIETAADAEQGLATFETGVYQLVIADVRLGGGMDGIELLGRIRHIDPEVAVIVITAHGTVETAVDAMRAGAFDFISKPLDLNLVRQQVRKAREHRELRQENQSLRTRLADAGELSNIIGQCAAMQDVFHQIRQVAATEATVMIQGESGSGKELVARALHDLSDRSGGPFVAVNLGAMPETLLESELFGHEKGSFSGASRQKPGCFEQATGGTLFLDEVTEMSAKSQVDLLRVLESRRFTRVGGEKLLETDVRVVSATNKSVPELIQDGSFREDLYYRLNVIPIEVPSLRQRRDDIPLLIEHFLQHFCSRHGRPMKQIAPDAMRVLVGAQWPGNVRQLRNLVERLVVTHTGDVIDSNELPTDLQPAMTDRGVKTQPASLSEAVENCEREMISTILAECDFHRENTAKRLGVSVRTLHYKMGRYGLH encoded by the coding sequence ATGAACCGCAGCGAATTTTCGGTACTGATCGTCGATGATGAACCCAACATTCGTTCGGGGCTTCAGAAGGGGTTGGTCAATGAAGCGGATCGAATCGAAACCGCAGCCGACGCTGAACAAGGTTTGGCAACGTTTGAAACAGGTGTTTACCAATTGGTGATCGCCGACGTTCGGCTGGGTGGTGGCATGGACGGGATCGAATTGCTGGGGCGAATTCGGCATATCGATCCGGAGGTCGCCGTCATCGTCATCACCGCCCACGGCACAGTTGAAACCGCCGTCGATGCGATGCGTGCCGGCGCGTTTGATTTCATCTCCAAACCGCTCGATTTGAATTTGGTTCGGCAACAGGTTCGGAAAGCCCGAGAGCACCGAGAGCTGCGTCAAGAAAACCAGTCTTTGCGAACTCGATTGGCCGACGCCGGTGAGTTGTCAAACATCATCGGTCAGTGTGCCGCGATGCAGGACGTATTTCATCAAATCCGACAGGTCGCCGCGACCGAAGCCACGGTGATGATCCAGGGCGAGAGCGGTTCGGGCAAAGAACTGGTGGCGCGAGCGTTGCATGATTTGAGCGACCGAAGCGGTGGACCATTCGTGGCGGTCAATCTGGGCGCGATGCCCGAGACACTTCTTGAGAGCGAGTTGTTTGGCCACGAAAAAGGATCATTCAGCGGCGCTTCGCGGCAAAAGCCAGGCTGTTTCGAGCAAGCGACCGGTGGGACTTTGTTTCTCGACGAAGTGACGGAGATGTCAGCGAAAAGCCAAGTGGATTTGCTGAGGGTGTTGGAGTCACGTCGCTTCACGCGTGTCGGCGGAGAGAAGTTGCTGGAAACGGACGTGCGAGTGGTTTCCGCCACCAACAAATCGGTGCCCGAGTTGATTCAAGACGGTTCCTTTCGCGAGGATCTTTACTACCGACTGAATGTCATTCCGATCGAAGTGCCGTCGCTTCGTCAGCGTCGCGATGACATCCCTTTGTTGATCGAACACTTCCTTCAACATTTCTGTTCGCGTCATGGTCGCCCGATGAAGCAGATTGCTCCGGATGCCATGCGTGTGCTGGTTGGTGCCCAGTGGCCGGGGAACGTCCGGCAGCTTCGCAATTTGGTCGAGCGATTGGTGGTGACTCACACCGGCGACGTGATAGACTCAAACGAACTGCCCACCGATTTGCAGCCGGCCATGACGGACCGAGGGGTCAAGACGCAGCCGGCCTCGCTCAGCGAAGCGGTCGAAAACTGCGAACGTGAGATGATCTCGACCATTCTGGCCGAATGCGATTTTCATCGAGAAAACACGGCCAAGCGGCTCGGTGTCAGCGTCCGGACACTCCACTACAAAATGGGTCGCTACGGTCTGCACTGA
- a CDS encoding SulP family inorganic anion transporter, translated as MMNAPSDSSTASMDTPPRGDISGFKRFLKDDLIAGGLVFLIALPLCLGISLASGFPAIAGVFTAIVGSILTTFLSNSELTIKGPAAGMIVIVLGAVNSFGYTAGVDPVADMQAYKMALAVGVVAGLVQIAFGLLRAGILGDFFPTAAVHGMLAAIGVIIMVKQLPIVVGQSASGEPLEILQELPHLLMNANPEIALIGGVSLLILFGLAFLKSRTSDGFINKIPGPLVVLLVAIPMGMAMNLSSDHTYTLMGKEFTVGESDLVTVPFNLFGAITFPDFGVFLNSETLPAALGWVLMFALIGSLESLLSAKAVDMLDPHKRKTNLDRDLWAVGVGNMAASLIGGLPMISEIVRSKANIDNQAKTRFANMWHGVFLLGFVALLPGLIHNIPRAALAAMLVFTGFRLASPSEFRSVYRVGREQLIIFATTLVAVLATDLLIGIAIGIATKFAIHMINGVPLRSLFVPTLQFDETSETEVNVHAGDSAVFSNWIGFRRQVVEKSLKQGKNCTVDFSDVHLIDHSVMEKLHELEGEFAREGIELNVVGMDHHQPFSRHPMAARKRSFVSH; from the coding sequence ATGATGAATGCACCTTCGGATTCTTCGACCGCCAGCATGGACACCCCACCCCGCGGTGACATCAGCGGGTTCAAGCGATTTCTGAAAGACGATTTGATCGCCGGCGGTTTGGTGTTTTTGATCGCCCTGCCATTGTGCTTGGGGATCTCACTCGCCTCCGGGTTCCCCGCGATTGCCGGTGTATTCACCGCGATCGTTGGTTCCATTCTGACGACCTTTTTGAGCAACAGCGAGCTCACCATCAAAGGTCCCGCGGCTGGGATGATCGTGATCGTACTGGGTGCCGTGAATAGCTTTGGCTATACCGCCGGAGTGGATCCCGTCGCAGACATGCAGGCGTACAAAATGGCGCTCGCCGTCGGTGTTGTGGCCGGTTTGGTTCAGATCGCATTCGGCTTGCTACGAGCTGGCATTCTTGGTGACTTCTTCCCGACGGCAGCCGTCCACGGAATGCTGGCGGCGATTGGCGTCATCATCATGGTCAAACAACTGCCCATCGTTGTCGGCCAGTCCGCCAGCGGCGAACCGCTTGAAATCTTGCAAGAGCTACCGCACCTCTTGATGAATGCGAATCCCGAGATCGCATTGATTGGCGGTGTGTCACTGCTGATCCTGTTCGGGTTGGCATTTCTGAAAAGTCGTACCAGCGACGGCTTCATCAACAAGATCCCTGGTCCGTTGGTGGTTCTGTTGGTTGCAATCCCGATGGGAATGGCGATGAATCTGAGCAGCGACCACACCTACACTCTGATGGGAAAAGAATTCACGGTCGGCGAAAGCGACTTAGTGACTGTGCCTTTCAACCTGTTTGGTGCGATCACGTTTCCTGATTTTGGTGTTTTCCTCAACAGCGAAACACTTCCCGCTGCTCTGGGCTGGGTGCTGATGTTTGCGTTGATTGGTTCACTGGAATCGTTGCTCAGCGCTAAAGCGGTCGACATGTTGGATCCCCACAAACGAAAAACGAATCTGGACCGAGACCTTTGGGCGGTTGGTGTTGGAAACATGGCGGCGTCGTTGATCGGCGGCCTTCCCATGATCTCAGAGATCGTGCGGAGCAAAGCCAACATTGACAATCAAGCCAAGACTCGATTCGCGAATATGTGGCACGGAGTCTTCTTATTGGGATTCGTCGCTTTGTTGCCTGGTTTGATCCACAACATTCCGCGAGCGGCGTTGGCCGCGATGTTGGTCTTCACCGGCTTTCGTTTGGCATCGCCCAGTGAATTCCGAAGTGTGTACCGCGTTGGCCGCGAACAATTGATCATTTTCGCGACGACATTGGTTGCCGTCCTCGCCACGGATCTGTTGATCGGAATTGCGATCGGTATTGCGACCAAGTTTGCCATTCACATGATCAATGGAGTTCCTTTGCGATCGTTGTTTGTGCCGACGTTGCAATTCGATGAAACGTCCGAAACGGAAGTCAATGTTCACGCAGGCGATTCGGCTGTGTTCAGCAACTGGATCGGTTTTCGGCGTCAGGTTGTCGAAAAGAGTCTCAAACAAGGCAAGAACTGCACCGTCGATTTCAGTGACGTTCACTTGATCGATCACAGTGTGATGGAAAAATTGCACGAACTCGAAGGCGAATTCGCTCGTGAAGGGATTGAATTGAACGTCGTTGGGATGGATCATCACCAACCGTTCTCACGACACCCGATGGCTGCTCGAAAGCGATCTTTCGTGAGTCATTGA
- a CDS encoding hybrid sensor histidine kinase/response regulator encodes MWQAWYEYRIDYALFTIVFLVGHSSILSRVRRAMPPPSTTHPETSTSPEAIGSGLRTRLSFCILVLLLIGGFIAVETADRVQRSRMRQQVFGIAPTYAAELQQLGHANIDEQTSPDDPQYLRMIEAQKRWLSVNPQVTDIYTMRRVTELDLSTRPLPDRENNNGHLYKIIVDSETDYSGDGRIEGVRESRTEIGEIFSDSSVEQIEQAFRGVTTFANQPSRDRWGKWVSAYAPLFDADGKVEALVGVDFPAENYIHSIILTRLGAMGIIAALITLFLGAVTSIGMLKAGIVAQQRSHALLQDQRDLATQAAAQARQAAIIKNQFLANMSHEIRTPMHGILGTAELMTRSSLDEQQRHYMYMIQTSAKGLLTVLNDILDFSKVDSGQMTLESVPFELKDLLSQTMHAVVNLKNEEVDLQFQPPVGVPEIIVGDPTRLRQVLINLVGNALKFTEQGRVTVTVENETRDATTLDTSDSKGSRIAFTITDTGIGMTQQQQAKIFEAFTQGDSSTTRRFGGTGLGLSISSQLVELMGGRLQVSSVPNEGSSFRFDIPLRTTNGVEPHEIAKTQPLETSTKSFGQCDQPRELLLVEDGAINRTVAETMLRSRGHRVTSVSNAKDAIEQLRLHSFDLVLMDVQMPEIDGLTATQIIRNDLPAPASEVPIVALTAHAMREDRQRCLDAGMNDCLTKPYPPEVLFETIESFATHTDNQDDLVSSPQSIEKSPSTNVDEPSAEPLNREVILHNVGGDLQVLAMLVQTITDELPPQMQRLQQAIEVGDSTQIARAAHTLKGTASAIGATRAQEIADRLETFSSGETSQEKSSHFFNNQMKALASAFDLAQTELKKFLRSSSGRENPGNETL; translated from the coding sequence ATGTGGCAAGCGTGGTACGAATATCGCATCGACTACGCTTTGTTCACCATCGTGTTCTTAGTCGGGCACTCCTCCATCCTTTCGCGCGTCCGACGGGCAATGCCGCCGCCTTCCACGACGCACCCGGAAACATCCACCTCTCCCGAAGCGATTGGATCCGGCTTGCGAACGAGGTTGTCATTCTGCATTCTCGTCTTGTTGCTGATCGGTGGTTTCATAGCGGTCGAAACCGCCGACCGTGTCCAGCGATCGCGAATGCGACAACAAGTTTTCGGAATCGCACCAACCTATGCGGCCGAGTTGCAACAGCTTGGGCATGCGAACATCGACGAGCAAACATCGCCGGATGATCCGCAATACCTTCGCATGATTGAGGCTCAGAAACGTTGGTTGTCGGTCAATCCACAAGTCACCGACATCTACACCATGCGGCGGGTCACAGAGTTAGATTTGTCCACCCGTCCGTTGCCCGATCGCGAAAACAACAACGGACATCTCTACAAAATCATCGTCGACTCAGAGACCGACTATAGCGGCGATGGAAGGATTGAAGGCGTTCGAGAAAGTCGCACTGAGATCGGCGAGATTTTTTCTGACAGCAGCGTCGAGCAAATCGAACAAGCTTTCCGCGGAGTGACAACTTTCGCCAATCAACCCAGTCGAGACCGATGGGGGAAATGGGTTTCCGCTTACGCGCCTCTATTTGATGCCGATGGGAAGGTTGAGGCGTTGGTCGGAGTCGATTTCCCCGCCGAAAACTACATCCATTCGATCATCCTGACCCGGCTCGGTGCGATGGGAATCATTGCCGCACTCATCACTCTGTTTTTGGGTGCAGTCACCAGCATTGGAATGCTGAAGGCTGGAATCGTTGCCCAACAGCGCAGCCACGCTCTGTTGCAAGACCAGCGTGATTTGGCAACCCAGGCCGCCGCGCAAGCTCGGCAAGCAGCCATTATCAAGAATCAATTCCTGGCCAACATGAGCCACGAAATCCGAACGCCCATGCACGGCATTTTGGGAACCGCCGAACTGATGACCCGCAGTTCGCTCGATGAGCAACAACGGCACTACATGTATATGATTCAGACATCGGCAAAAGGTCTGCTCACCGTACTGAACGACATCCTCGATTTCTCGAAGGTCGATTCAGGACAGATGACGTTGGAATCGGTTCCGTTTGAGTTGAAGGATCTTCTCAGCCAAACGATGCACGCCGTCGTGAATCTCAAGAACGAAGAGGTTGATCTGCAATTCCAACCGCCCGTCGGAGTCCCCGAAATCATTGTCGGTGACCCCACACGACTCCGTCAGGTCCTGATCAATCTGGTCGGAAACGCTCTGAAGTTCACCGAACAGGGTCGAGTCACTGTAACCGTCGAGAACGAAACGCGAGACGCGACGACGTTGGACACATCGGATTCAAAAGGATCTCGCATCGCATTCACGATCACCGACACCGGTATCGGCATGACGCAGCAACAGCAGGCCAAGATCTTTGAGGCATTCACTCAAGGCGACTCATCCACGACGCGACGGTTCGGCGGAACCGGATTGGGTTTATCAATCAGTTCGCAATTGGTGGAGTTGATGGGTGGACGTCTGCAGGTCAGCAGTGTTCCAAACGAAGGCAGCAGCTTTCGCTTCGACATCCCGTTGCGGACAACCAATGGGGTGGAGCCTCACGAGATTGCGAAGACACAGCCGCTCGAGACGTCCACCAAGTCATTTGGTCAGTGCGACCAACCGCGTGAACTATTGCTAGTTGAAGACGGTGCCATCAACCGCACCGTCGCGGAAACCATGCTGCGTTCGAGAGGTCATCGTGTGACATCCGTTTCCAATGCGAAAGACGCAATCGAACAACTCCGATTGCATTCATTCGACCTGGTTCTGATGGACGTGCAAATGCCTGAAATTGACGGTTTGACGGCGACTCAGATCATTCGAAACGACTTGCCTGCTCCGGCCAGCGAGGTTCCCATTGTCGCATTGACCGCCCATGCAATGCGTGAAGACCGACAACGATGCTTGGACGCGGGGATGAATGATTGCCTTACAAAGCCCTATCCGCCGGAGGTTTTGTTTGAAACAATCGAATCGTTCGCCACTCATACCGATAACCAAGATGACTTGGTTTCTTCGCCTCAATCAATCGAAAAGTCACCTTCAACCAATGTTGACGAACCGTCGGCCGAACCATTGAACCGCGAGGTGATCCTTCACAATGTTGGCGGTGATTTGCAGGTGCTCGCCATGTTGGTCCAAACCATCACGGATGAATTGCCACCACAAATGCAAAGGCTTCAACAAGCCATCGAAGTGGGCGATTCAACTCAAATTGCACGAGCCGCACACACGTTAAAAGGAACCGCTTCGGCAATCGGTGCGACGCGGGCTCAAGAAATCGCTGACAGGTTGGAAACCTTTTCTTCTGGGGAAACGTCTCAAGAGAAGTCCTCGCATTTTTTCAACAATCAGATGAAAGCACTCGCTAGTGCCTTCGATTTGGCCCAAACTGAACTGAAGAAGTTTCTGCGTTCTTCATCCGGAAGAGAAAACCCCGGAAACGAAACACTATGA
- a CDS encoding class I SAM-dependent methyltransferase has translation MPRLDARLKLVAAEIRGKIHADIGSDHGHLLAALLSADRIERGIAVENKLQPYRNSSATLERLNAEVRLGEGMDVIEENEIDSLSICGMGGQSIVRILSEHPNRLPKQLVLQPNQAIASVRQWARDNGYWLTDEKCTGTKRRFEVLVFSRFGPPHDPVYQKLNEVGLDESMGLMFGPWFLLRKDERLLQRLAEEQRYLQSKQNLTQTSRARVETIRRLLSSDHFLSR, from the coding sequence ATGCCTCGACTTGATGCCCGCCTCAAACTGGTTGCGGCAGAAATCCGAGGAAAGATCCACGCCGACATTGGATCGGATCATGGGCATCTGCTCGCCGCTCTGCTGTCAGCCGACCGAATCGAGCGAGGCATCGCGGTGGAGAACAAACTGCAACCGTATCGGAATTCCTCCGCCACGTTGGAACGACTCAACGCGGAAGTTCGACTCGGCGAGGGGATGGACGTCATCGAGGAAAATGAGATTGATTCACTGAGCATTTGTGGCATGGGCGGTCAATCGATTGTTCGCATTCTCAGTGAGCATCCGAACCGACTGCCCAAACAGCTCGTTTTACAACCCAACCAAGCGATCGCCTCGGTCCGGCAATGGGCAAGAGACAACGGCTATTGGCTAACGGACGAAAAGTGCACCGGCACCAAACGGCGCTTCGAAGTGTTGGTTTTTTCGCGGTTTGGACCACCACACGATCCGGTCTATCAGAAGCTAAATGAGGTCGGCTTGGATGAGTCCATGGGATTGATGTTTGGGCCGTGGTTTCTGTTGCGAAAGGACGAACGGTTGTTGCAGCGATTGGCGGAGGAACAACGCTATCTGCAATCAAAACAAAATCTCACCCAAACGAGTCGTGCGAGGGTGGAAACCATCCGCCGACTTCTATCTTCGGATCACTTCCTGAGTCGATAG